Proteins encoded in a region of the Raphanus sativus cultivar WK10039 chromosome 8, ASM80110v3, whole genome shotgun sequence genome:
- the LOC108831801 gene encoding receptor-like serine/threonine-protein kinase SD1-7 isoform X5, with translation MFGQDEIEANTRKVVGTYGYMSPEYAMNGIFSIKSDVFSFGVLLLEIISGKRSTGFYNSTGDLSLLGCVWRNWKEEKWLEIIDPIIIDHSSSTLQRHEILRCIQIGLLCVQERAEDRPAMSSVMVMLGSETTAIPQPKQPAFCVGKSPLETQSSKHGDDEWTVNQITLSVIDAR, from the exons ATGTTTGGACAGGACGAGATAGAAGCTAATACGAGGAAGGTGGTCGGAACTTA CGGCTATATGTCTCCAGAGTATGCAATGAATGGGATATTCTCTATTAAGTCGGATGTTTTCAGCTTTGGGGTCTTGCTTCTTGAAATTATAAGTGGCAAGAGGAGCACAGGATTTTACAACTCAACTGGTGACCTTAGTCTCCTTGGTTGT GTGTGGAGGAATTGGAAGGAAGAAAAATGGCTAGAGATCATAGATCCGATCATCATAGATCATTCATCATCAACGTTGCAGAGACATGAAATATTAAGATGTATACAGATTGGTCTCTTGTGTGTTCAAGAACGTGCTGAAGATAGACCAGCGATGTCTTCTGTAATGGTGATGCTTGGAAGTGAAACTACAGCTATTCCTCAGCCTAAACAACCAGCCTTTTGCGTTGGCAAAAGTCCTCTTGAGACTCAGTCAAGTAAACATGGCGACGATGAATGGACAGTTAACCAAATCACCCTCTCGGTAATTGACGCTCGATAA
- the LOC108831801 gene encoding receptor-like serine/threonine-protein kinase SD1-8 isoform X2, with product MRSISNYHHAYTFIMFIFFALIVFQAFSISAKTLSATESLTISSNKTITSSGEIFELGFFNLPSTSSRWYLGIWYKKISRRTYVWVANRDNPLSSPHGTLRIFDNNLAIFDQSDTPVWSTNLTKGHVRSAELLDNGNFVLRDLNSNDPADGFLWQSFDFPTDTLLPEMKLGWDNRTGLNRFLRSWKAPDDPSSGDFSTKLKTNGFPEFYVCNKELIMYRSGPWNGIRFGSDVPETKPTDYLVYNFTASNEEVTYSYLVTKTNIYSRILLSSTGLFERLTWLETAKTWDQLWYSPKDQCDNYKQCGSYGYCDSSTSPSCNCIKGFEPRNEQVPGLRDDSDGCVRKTRLSCNGGDGFVRLKKMKLPDTKATNVDRRIGLKECEERCLKDCNCTAFASSDIRNGGSGCVVWTGEILDVRNHANGGQDLYVRLAAADLEDRRGRNRKIIGLSIGVSIFFLLSLIIFCFWKRKQKRLIATETPIGESQDSLVNEVVISSKIYTSREMKTEDLELQLMDFETIAMATNNFSDYNKLGQGGFGIVYKGKLLNGKEIAVKRLSKMSLQGVDEFKNEVRVIARLQHINLVRLLGCCVDGDEKILIYEYLENLSLDSHLFDKNRCSNLNWQMRFDITKGIARGLLYLHQDSRLRIIHRDLKVSNVLLDKYMIPKISDFGMARMFGQDEIEANTRKVVGTYGYMSPEYAMNGIFSIKSDVFSFGVLLLEIISGKRSTGFYNSTGDLSLLGVEELEGRKMARDHRSDHHRSFIINVAET from the exons ATGAGAAGTATATCAAACTACCACCATGCTTACACCTTCATCATGTTCATCTTCTTTGCCTTAATTGTGTTTCAAGCTTTCTCTATCTCTGCCAAAACTTTGTCGGCTACAGAATCTCTTACCATCTCAAGCAACAAAACCATTACATCCTCTGGAGAAATCTTCGAGCTAGGTTTCTTCAATCTCCCCTCAACTTCTTCTCGTTGGTATCTCGGAATCTGGTACAAGAAAATCTCCCGAAGAACTTACGTATGGGTTGCGAACAGAGACAATCCTCTTTCTAGTCCCCACGGAACTCTCAGAATCTTCGACAATAATCTCGCCATATTCGACCAATCCGATACACCTGTATGGTCGACCAATCTGACCAAAGGACACGTGAGATCGGCAGAGCTTCTTGATAACGGTAACTTTGTTCTCAGAGACTTGAACAGTAACGATCCAGCAGATGGGTTCTTGTGGCAGAGTTTTGATTTTCCGACAGACACACTACTTCCGGAGATGAAACTGGGCTGGGATAACAGAACCGGACTCAACAGATTCTTGAGATCCTGGAAAGCCCCAGACGATCCATCGAGCGGAGATTTCTCAACTAAGCTCAAAACCAACGGGTTCCCTGAGTTTTACGTATGCAACAAAGAGTTGATAATGTACAGGAGCGGTCCGTGGAACGGGATCAGGTTCGGAAGCGACGTACCGGAGACGAAACCAACCGATTACCTAGTTTACAACTTCACAGCGAGTAACGAGGAAGTGACCTACTCATACCTGGTCACTAAAACCAACATTTATTCGAGAATATTACTAAGCTCCACGGGTTTGTTTGAAAGACTAACTTGGCTTGAGACAGCCAAGACTTGGGACCAGTTATGGTACTCACCAAAGGACCAATGCGATAACTACAAACAGTGTGGAAGTTATGGTTACTGCGATTCGTCAACTTCACCGAGTTGTAATTGTATAAAAGGGTTTGAACCGAGGAATGAGCAAGTCCCGGGGTTGAGAGATGATTCGGATGGTTGCGTAAGGAAGACGAGGCTGAGCTGTAACGGCGGAGATGGGTTTGTTcggttgaagaagatgaaactgCCGGATACTAAGGCGACGAATGTGGACAGACGTATTGGGTTGAAAGAATGCGAAGAGAGGTGTTTGAAAGATTGTAATTGTACAGCGTTTGCTAGTTCGGATATTCGTAATGGCGGGTCGGGTTGTGTGGTTTGGACCGGAGAGATTTTGGACGTACGAAACCATGCAAATGGTGGTCAGGATCTCTACGTTAGACTAGCCGCTGCTGATCTCg AGGACAGGAGGGGCAGAAACAGAAAAATCATAGGTTTGAGTATTGGGGTgagcattttttttcttttaagtttaatCATCTTCTGCTTCTGGAAAAGGAAGCAGAAAAGATTAATAGCAACTGAAACACCTATTG GGGAAAGCCAAGATTCGCTCGTGAATGAAGTGGTGATATCAAGCAAGATATATACATCTAGAGAAATGAAAACAGAGGATCTAGAGCTTCAATTGATGGATTTTGAAACCATTGCCATGGCAACAAACAATTTTTCTGACTACAACAAGCTTGGACAAGGTGGTTTCGGTATTGTTTACAAG GGGAAGTTACTTAACGGAAAAGAAATTGCGGTAAAGAGACTATCCAAAATGTCTTTACAAGGGGTGGATGAGTTCAAGAATGAGGTTAGAGTAATTGCAAGGCTTCAGCACATAAACCTCGTCCGGCTTCTTGGTTGTTGCGTAGATGGGGACGAGAAGATATTGATCTATGAGTACTTGGAGAATCTAAGCCTGGATTCTCATCTCTTTG ACAAAAACCGATGCTCTAACCTAAATTGGCAAATGAGATTTGATATTACCAAAGGCATTGCTAGAGGACTTCTATATCTTCACCAAGATTCACGCCTTAGGATTATCCATAGAGACTTGAAAGTAAGTAATGTCTTGCTTGATAAATATATGATTCCAAAGATCTCAGACTTTGGGATGGCAAGGATGTTTGGACAGGACGAGATAGAAGCTAATACGAGGAAGGTGGTCGGAACTTA CGGCTATATGTCTCCAGAGTATGCAATGAATGGGATATTCTCTATTAAGTCGGATGTTTTCAGCTTTGGGGTCTTGCTTCTTGAAATTATAAGTGGCAAGAGGAGCACAGGATTTTACAACTCAACTGGTGACCTTAGTCTCCTTG GTGTGGAGGAATTGGAAGGAAGAAAAATGGCTAGAGATCATAGATCCGATCATCATAGATCATTCATCATCAACGTTGCAGAGACATGA
- the LOC108831801 gene encoding receptor-like serine/threonine-protein kinase SD1-8 isoform X3, giving the protein MRSISNYHHAYTFIMFIFFALIVFQAFSISAKTLSATESLTISSNKTITSSGEIFELGFFNLPSTSSRWYLGIWYKKISRRTYVWVANRDNPLSSPHGTLRIFDNNLAIFDQSDTPVWSTNLTKGHVRSAELLDNGNFVLRDLNSNDPADGFLWQSFDFPTDTLLPEMKLGWDNRTGLNRFLRSWKAPDDPSSGDFSTKLKTNGFPEFYVCNKELIMYRSGPWNGIRFGSDVPETKPTDYLVYNFTASNEEVTYSYLVTKTNIYSRILLSSTGLFERLTWLETAKTWDQLWYSPKDQCDNYKQCGSYGYCDSSTSPSCNCIKGFEPRNEQVPGLRDDSDGCVRKTRLSCNGGDGFVRLKKMKLPDTKATNVDRRIGLKECEERCLKDCNCTAFASSDIRNGGSGCVVWTGEILDVRNHANGGQDLYVRLAAADLEDRRGRNRKIIGLSIGVSIFFLLSLIIFCFWKRKQKRLIATETPIGESQDSLVNEVVISSKIYTSREMKTEDLELQLMDFETIAMATNNFSDYNKLGQGGFGIVYKGKLLNGKEIAVKRLSKMSLQGVDEFKNEVRVIARLQHINLVRLLGCCVDGDEKILIYEYLENLSLDSHLFDKNRCSNLNWQMRFDITKGIARGLLYLHQDSRLRIIHRDLKDVWTGRDRS; this is encoded by the exons ATGAGAAGTATATCAAACTACCACCATGCTTACACCTTCATCATGTTCATCTTCTTTGCCTTAATTGTGTTTCAAGCTTTCTCTATCTCTGCCAAAACTTTGTCGGCTACAGAATCTCTTACCATCTCAAGCAACAAAACCATTACATCCTCTGGAGAAATCTTCGAGCTAGGTTTCTTCAATCTCCCCTCAACTTCTTCTCGTTGGTATCTCGGAATCTGGTACAAGAAAATCTCCCGAAGAACTTACGTATGGGTTGCGAACAGAGACAATCCTCTTTCTAGTCCCCACGGAACTCTCAGAATCTTCGACAATAATCTCGCCATATTCGACCAATCCGATACACCTGTATGGTCGACCAATCTGACCAAAGGACACGTGAGATCGGCAGAGCTTCTTGATAACGGTAACTTTGTTCTCAGAGACTTGAACAGTAACGATCCAGCAGATGGGTTCTTGTGGCAGAGTTTTGATTTTCCGACAGACACACTACTTCCGGAGATGAAACTGGGCTGGGATAACAGAACCGGACTCAACAGATTCTTGAGATCCTGGAAAGCCCCAGACGATCCATCGAGCGGAGATTTCTCAACTAAGCTCAAAACCAACGGGTTCCCTGAGTTTTACGTATGCAACAAAGAGTTGATAATGTACAGGAGCGGTCCGTGGAACGGGATCAGGTTCGGAAGCGACGTACCGGAGACGAAACCAACCGATTACCTAGTTTACAACTTCACAGCGAGTAACGAGGAAGTGACCTACTCATACCTGGTCACTAAAACCAACATTTATTCGAGAATATTACTAAGCTCCACGGGTTTGTTTGAAAGACTAACTTGGCTTGAGACAGCCAAGACTTGGGACCAGTTATGGTACTCACCAAAGGACCAATGCGATAACTACAAACAGTGTGGAAGTTATGGTTACTGCGATTCGTCAACTTCACCGAGTTGTAATTGTATAAAAGGGTTTGAACCGAGGAATGAGCAAGTCCCGGGGTTGAGAGATGATTCGGATGGTTGCGTAAGGAAGACGAGGCTGAGCTGTAACGGCGGAGATGGGTTTGTTcggttgaagaagatgaaactgCCGGATACTAAGGCGACGAATGTGGACAGACGTATTGGGTTGAAAGAATGCGAAGAGAGGTGTTTGAAAGATTGTAATTGTACAGCGTTTGCTAGTTCGGATATTCGTAATGGCGGGTCGGGTTGTGTGGTTTGGACCGGAGAGATTTTGGACGTACGAAACCATGCAAATGGTGGTCAGGATCTCTACGTTAGACTAGCCGCTGCTGATCTCg AGGACAGGAGGGGCAGAAACAGAAAAATCATAGGTTTGAGTATTGGGGTgagcattttttttcttttaagtttaatCATCTTCTGCTTCTGGAAAAGGAAGCAGAAAAGATTAATAGCAACTGAAACACCTATTG GGGAAAGCCAAGATTCGCTCGTGAATGAAGTGGTGATATCAAGCAAGATATATACATCTAGAGAAATGAAAACAGAGGATCTAGAGCTTCAATTGATGGATTTTGAAACCATTGCCATGGCAACAAACAATTTTTCTGACTACAACAAGCTTGGACAAGGTGGTTTCGGTATTGTTTACAAG GGGAAGTTACTTAACGGAAAAGAAATTGCGGTAAAGAGACTATCCAAAATGTCTTTACAAGGGGTGGATGAGTTCAAGAATGAGGTTAGAGTAATTGCAAGGCTTCAGCACATAAACCTCGTCCGGCTTCTTGGTTGTTGCGTAGATGGGGACGAGAAGATATTGATCTATGAGTACTTGGAGAATCTAAGCCTGGATTCTCATCTCTTTG ACAAAAACCGATGCTCTAACCTAAATTGGCAAATGAGATTTGATATTACCAAAGGCATTGCTAGAGGACTTCTATATCTTCACCAAGATTCACGCCTTAGGATTATCCATAGAGACTTGAAA GATGTTTGGACAGGACGAGATAGAAGCTAA
- the LOC108831801 gene encoding receptor-like serine/threonine-protein kinase SD1-8 isoform X1 — protein MRSISNYHHAYTFIMFIFFALIVFQAFSISAKTLSATESLTISSNKTITSSGEIFELGFFNLPSTSSRWYLGIWYKKISRRTYVWVANRDNPLSSPHGTLRIFDNNLAIFDQSDTPVWSTNLTKGHVRSAELLDNGNFVLRDLNSNDPADGFLWQSFDFPTDTLLPEMKLGWDNRTGLNRFLRSWKAPDDPSSGDFSTKLKTNGFPEFYVCNKELIMYRSGPWNGIRFGSDVPETKPTDYLVYNFTASNEEVTYSYLVTKTNIYSRILLSSTGLFERLTWLETAKTWDQLWYSPKDQCDNYKQCGSYGYCDSSTSPSCNCIKGFEPRNEQVPGLRDDSDGCVRKTRLSCNGGDGFVRLKKMKLPDTKATNVDRRIGLKECEERCLKDCNCTAFASSDIRNGGSGCVVWTGEILDVRNHANGGQDLYVRLAAADLEDRRGRNRKIIGLSIGVSIFFLLSLIIFCFWKRKQKRLIATETPIGESQDSLVNEVVISSKIYTSREMKTEDLELQLMDFETIAMATNNFSDYNKLGQGGFGIVYKGKLLNGKEIAVKRLSKMSLQGVDEFKNEVRVIARLQHINLVRLLGCCVDGDEKILIYEYLENLSLDSHLFDKNRCSNLNWQMRFDITKGIARGLLYLHQDSRLRIIHRDLKVSNVLLDKYMIPKISDFGMARMFGQDEIEANTRKVVGTYGYMSPEYAMNGIFSIKSDVFSFGVLLLEIISGKRSTGFYNSTGDLSLLGCVWRNWKEEKWLEIIDPIIIDHSSSTLQRHEILRCIQIGLLCVQERAEDRPAMSSVMVMLGSETTAIPQPKQPAFCVGKSPLETQSSKHGDDEWTVNQITLSVIDAR, from the exons ATGAGAAGTATATCAAACTACCACCATGCTTACACCTTCATCATGTTCATCTTCTTTGCCTTAATTGTGTTTCAAGCTTTCTCTATCTCTGCCAAAACTTTGTCGGCTACAGAATCTCTTACCATCTCAAGCAACAAAACCATTACATCCTCTGGAGAAATCTTCGAGCTAGGTTTCTTCAATCTCCCCTCAACTTCTTCTCGTTGGTATCTCGGAATCTGGTACAAGAAAATCTCCCGAAGAACTTACGTATGGGTTGCGAACAGAGACAATCCTCTTTCTAGTCCCCACGGAACTCTCAGAATCTTCGACAATAATCTCGCCATATTCGACCAATCCGATACACCTGTATGGTCGACCAATCTGACCAAAGGACACGTGAGATCGGCAGAGCTTCTTGATAACGGTAACTTTGTTCTCAGAGACTTGAACAGTAACGATCCAGCAGATGGGTTCTTGTGGCAGAGTTTTGATTTTCCGACAGACACACTACTTCCGGAGATGAAACTGGGCTGGGATAACAGAACCGGACTCAACAGATTCTTGAGATCCTGGAAAGCCCCAGACGATCCATCGAGCGGAGATTTCTCAACTAAGCTCAAAACCAACGGGTTCCCTGAGTTTTACGTATGCAACAAAGAGTTGATAATGTACAGGAGCGGTCCGTGGAACGGGATCAGGTTCGGAAGCGACGTACCGGAGACGAAACCAACCGATTACCTAGTTTACAACTTCACAGCGAGTAACGAGGAAGTGACCTACTCATACCTGGTCACTAAAACCAACATTTATTCGAGAATATTACTAAGCTCCACGGGTTTGTTTGAAAGACTAACTTGGCTTGAGACAGCCAAGACTTGGGACCAGTTATGGTACTCACCAAAGGACCAATGCGATAACTACAAACAGTGTGGAAGTTATGGTTACTGCGATTCGTCAACTTCACCGAGTTGTAATTGTATAAAAGGGTTTGAACCGAGGAATGAGCAAGTCCCGGGGTTGAGAGATGATTCGGATGGTTGCGTAAGGAAGACGAGGCTGAGCTGTAACGGCGGAGATGGGTTTGTTcggttgaagaagatgaaactgCCGGATACTAAGGCGACGAATGTGGACAGACGTATTGGGTTGAAAGAATGCGAAGAGAGGTGTTTGAAAGATTGTAATTGTACAGCGTTTGCTAGTTCGGATATTCGTAATGGCGGGTCGGGTTGTGTGGTTTGGACCGGAGAGATTTTGGACGTACGAAACCATGCAAATGGTGGTCAGGATCTCTACGTTAGACTAGCCGCTGCTGATCTCg AGGACAGGAGGGGCAGAAACAGAAAAATCATAGGTTTGAGTATTGGGGTgagcattttttttcttttaagtttaatCATCTTCTGCTTCTGGAAAAGGAAGCAGAAAAGATTAATAGCAACTGAAACACCTATTG GGGAAAGCCAAGATTCGCTCGTGAATGAAGTGGTGATATCAAGCAAGATATATACATCTAGAGAAATGAAAACAGAGGATCTAGAGCTTCAATTGATGGATTTTGAAACCATTGCCATGGCAACAAACAATTTTTCTGACTACAACAAGCTTGGACAAGGTGGTTTCGGTATTGTTTACAAG GGGAAGTTACTTAACGGAAAAGAAATTGCGGTAAAGAGACTATCCAAAATGTCTTTACAAGGGGTGGATGAGTTCAAGAATGAGGTTAGAGTAATTGCAAGGCTTCAGCACATAAACCTCGTCCGGCTTCTTGGTTGTTGCGTAGATGGGGACGAGAAGATATTGATCTATGAGTACTTGGAGAATCTAAGCCTGGATTCTCATCTCTTTG ACAAAAACCGATGCTCTAACCTAAATTGGCAAATGAGATTTGATATTACCAAAGGCATTGCTAGAGGACTTCTATATCTTCACCAAGATTCACGCCTTAGGATTATCCATAGAGACTTGAAAGTAAGTAATGTCTTGCTTGATAAATATATGATTCCAAAGATCTCAGACTTTGGGATGGCAAGGATGTTTGGACAGGACGAGATAGAAGCTAATACGAGGAAGGTGGTCGGAACTTA CGGCTATATGTCTCCAGAGTATGCAATGAATGGGATATTCTCTATTAAGTCGGATGTTTTCAGCTTTGGGGTCTTGCTTCTTGAAATTATAAGTGGCAAGAGGAGCACAGGATTTTACAACTCAACTGGTGACCTTAGTCTCCTTGGTTGT GTGTGGAGGAATTGGAAGGAAGAAAAATGGCTAGAGATCATAGATCCGATCATCATAGATCATTCATCATCAACGTTGCAGAGACATGAAATATTAAGATGTATACAGATTGGTCTCTTGTGTGTTCAAGAACGTGCTGAAGATAGACCAGCGATGTCTTCTGTAATGGTGATGCTTGGAAGTGAAACTACAGCTATTCCTCAGCCTAAACAACCAGCCTTTTGCGTTGGCAAAAGTCCTCTTGAGACTCAGTCAAGTAAACATGGCGACGATGAATGGACAGTTAACCAAATCACCCTCTCGGTAATTGACGCTCGATAA
- the LOC108831801 gene encoding receptor-like serine/threonine-protein kinase SD1-8 isoform X4 — MRSISNYHHAYTFIMFIFFALIVFQAFSISAKTLSATESLTISSNKTITSSGEIFELGFFNLPSTSSRWYLGIWYKKISRRTYVWVANRDNPLSSPHGTLRIFDNNLAIFDQSDTPVWSTNLTKGHVRSAELLDNGNFVLRDLNSNDPADGFLWQSFDFPTDTLLPEMKLGWDNRTGLNRFLRSWKAPDDPSSGDFSTKLKTNGFPEFYVCNKELIMYRSGPWNGIRFGSDVPETKPTDYLVYNFTASNEEVTYSYLVTKTNIYSRILLSSTGLFERLTWLETAKTWDQLWYSPKDQCDNYKQCGSYGYCDSSTSPSCNCIKGFEPRNEQVPGLRDDSDGCVRKTRLSCNGGDGFVRLKKMKLPDTKATNVDRRIGLKECEERCLKDCNCTAFASSDIRNGGSGCVVWTGEILDVRNHANGGQDLYVRLAAADLD; from the exons ATGAGAAGTATATCAAACTACCACCATGCTTACACCTTCATCATGTTCATCTTCTTTGCCTTAATTGTGTTTCAAGCTTTCTCTATCTCTGCCAAAACTTTGTCGGCTACAGAATCTCTTACCATCTCAAGCAACAAAACCATTACATCCTCTGGAGAAATCTTCGAGCTAGGTTTCTTCAATCTCCCCTCAACTTCTTCTCGTTGGTATCTCGGAATCTGGTACAAGAAAATCTCCCGAAGAACTTACGTATGGGTTGCGAACAGAGACAATCCTCTTTCTAGTCCCCACGGAACTCTCAGAATCTTCGACAATAATCTCGCCATATTCGACCAATCCGATACACCTGTATGGTCGACCAATCTGACCAAAGGACACGTGAGATCGGCAGAGCTTCTTGATAACGGTAACTTTGTTCTCAGAGACTTGAACAGTAACGATCCAGCAGATGGGTTCTTGTGGCAGAGTTTTGATTTTCCGACAGACACACTACTTCCGGAGATGAAACTGGGCTGGGATAACAGAACCGGACTCAACAGATTCTTGAGATCCTGGAAAGCCCCAGACGATCCATCGAGCGGAGATTTCTCAACTAAGCTCAAAACCAACGGGTTCCCTGAGTTTTACGTATGCAACAAAGAGTTGATAATGTACAGGAGCGGTCCGTGGAACGGGATCAGGTTCGGAAGCGACGTACCGGAGACGAAACCAACCGATTACCTAGTTTACAACTTCACAGCGAGTAACGAGGAAGTGACCTACTCATACCTGGTCACTAAAACCAACATTTATTCGAGAATATTACTAAGCTCCACGGGTTTGTTTGAAAGACTAACTTGGCTTGAGACAGCCAAGACTTGGGACCAGTTATGGTACTCACCAAAGGACCAATGCGATAACTACAAACAGTGTGGAAGTTATGGTTACTGCGATTCGTCAACTTCACCGAGTTGTAATTGTATAAAAGGGTTTGAACCGAGGAATGAGCAAGTCCCGGGGTTGAGAGATGATTCGGATGGTTGCGTAAGGAAGACGAGGCTGAGCTGTAACGGCGGAGATGGGTTTGTTcggttgaagaagatgaaactgCCGGATACTAAGGCGACGAATGTGGACAGACGTATTGGGTTGAAAGAATGCGAAGAGAGGTGTTTGAAAGATTGTAATTGTACAGCGTTTGCTAGTTCGGATATTCGTAATGGCGGGTCGGGTTGTGTGGTTTGGACCGGAGAGATTTTGGACGTACGAAACCATGCAAATGGTGGTCAGGATCTCTACGTTAGACTAGCCGCTGCTGATCTCg ATTAG